The genomic window GAGAACCCTTTCCAATTCAGACATCTGCATTTGTTAAAAGTGAAGCAGCTACAGCAATTCAGCCAGGCACATTAGAAATTAGCAGTCAAGTATTAGCTGAATATACTTATCTTCCATAGATTTTTAAACATAAAAAAAGCAATAACCAATTGGTTATTGCTTAAGTATCCATATGTATAGCCGCCTTTGCCGCCGATTTATATGGAGTTTCATACCTGCTCCTCCAGGTGGGTGTCCGCAATTACTGCCCAAACGTCCTCTCATTGGAGGCATGTTTTTCAAGTAATGGTGTTGAACTCCCTAAATAAATATAAAGGTTGAAACTTCATATACAAGCGTACAACGCAGCTTCTGTATCATTATAATACGTAATATCGCTGAAAACTTCAAGCGGAAGTTTTTTACAGGAAAGGATGTTTAAAAAGAACGATCACTTTCCAAATCATTTTTTAAGCACGAGATACGTATGTACCTTCTTCTGTATTGATAATTAATTTATCTCCTTGGTTGATGAAGAAAGGCACTTGAACGATTAGACCCGTTTCAAGCTTTGCCGGTTTAGAACCACCAGACGCTGTATCCCCTTTAATACCTGGTTCTGTCTCAATTACTTCCAATTCAACCGTATTTGGAAGCTCCACTCCTAAAGTTTCAGTATTATACATCAGAATATGAACTTCCATATTTTCTTTAAGAAATTTCAATTCATACTCAATCGCTGATGCCGGTAATTCAATTTGATCATATGATTCATTATCCATAAAAACATGCTGGTCCCCATTAGCATAAAGGTATTGCATTTTTCTATTATCAATTTGTGCTTTTGCAACTTTTTCACCTGCACGGAACGTTTTTTCCTGAACGTTTCCATTGCGAAGGTTACGTAGTTTGGAACGGACAAAAGCTGCACCTTTCCCTGGTTTTACGTGTTGGAAATCCATTACACGCCAAATACCGTTATCTACCTCGATGGTTAAGCCTGTACGAAAATCATTAACAGAAATCATCAAAAAATCCTCCTAATTGTCTACATGTCTTTGCTAGCTTGAGCACCAAATAGGGCTCATTCTAAACTTATTAAATTATAATATGATTAGTTCTTTTGTTGAATGCGTGAGCGATTCATTATGATCTTTTGTAATAACCGTATCGTCTTCAATTCGAACCCCGCCAAGTCCAGGGATATAAATGCCCGGCTCAACAGTTACGACCATACCAGGTTCAAGAATAATATCAGATTTGAAGGAGAGTGTTGGTCCTTCATGAACTTCTAATCCGATACCATGGCCAGTCGAGTGCCCGAAGTTTTCCCCATAACCCTTTTCAGTAATATAATCGCGTGTGAGAGCATCTGCTTCCTTTCCGCTCATTCCAGGCTTTATGCCATTCATTCCTCGCAACTGTGCTTGAAGAACGATATCATAAATTTCTTTAAGTTTGGCATCAGGCTCTCCAACTGCAAGAGTTCGGGTGATATCTGAAATATATCCATTATAATAGGCACCAAAATCTAATGTAACGAAATCGCCTTTTTCAATTACTTTGTCACTAGCTCTCCCATGTGGAAGTGCAGAACGATAGCCGGAAGCAACGATAATATCAAAAGAAGACGAAGCAGCTCCCGCTTTTCTCATAAAGAACTCTAATTCATTTGACACATCAAGCTCTGTGATGCCGGGACGAATGAATTCAAGAATATGTTTATATGCGGCATCCGCAATATCAGCTGCTGCCTTTAATATCTTAATCTCTGCCTCACTCTTTATCAAGCGTAACTTTTCAATTTCACCTGATACAGGAACTAATTCTCCATCCACTGCTTGTTCATAAGCTTTATAAGCGGAAAAAGTTAAATGGTCCTGTTCAAAACCAAGCTTTTTAATGCCCAGTTTCTTTGCTTGCTGGGCTACCTCAACGGGGATGGAGCCTGTATGTTTAACAATTTTATAGCCTTCACATTCCGCATTTGCCTGTTCGATATAGCGGAAATCAGTAATAAATTGTGCATCTTCCCCACTGATAAGTACAACGCCTGCAGAACCAGTAAAGTTTGTCATATAGCGGCGATTATATTCACTTGTGATTAGCATGCCATCAATACCTAACCGTTCAAAAACAGACTGAAGCTTCTGTAGCTTTTCCATTTTTTTCTTCTCTCCCTCTTAAGATAACTATTCCTATTACTCAAATAGAGAATATTTTGCTGAATGATTCACCAAGAACATTCTATCACAATTGAATTTATTTTAACTACCACGAAAATCCAAATTCTATTCACCTTTTCGTATTGGACGAGGGCAATTAGGATTTCGCCTCTTTTTCCCTTTTTTCCTTATATTTCACTTCGCCCTCCTCATAAGAAATCGTATATCCGACAAATACACCATATAATACATATAAACATATAGATGTAATAATCGTATTTCTCTCGAGTTCATTGTAAGGGTTTATACCAGGAAAAATCGGATTTAGCACAAAAAAGACTAACAAAAAAAGAAAAATCCCATAAAAAATCCCCACCCATATATTCAGAAACTTTCTAAGCAGGGCATAATAGATGAGGGCTGCAACAATAGAAATCGCACCTATTATGAGAAGGGAAATAACGGTTCCTAGCCAACTATCCTTCCAATCTCCAATTGTCCATGGATCTAATATAACCTTCGGATGTATTTCTGTTAAATTAATAAAATGTGTAAAGTATCCAATTCCACTCCAAAGTATCCCTCCTATTAGGCCTGTTAAAATAACTAGTGTCAAGAAAGACATTGGTTTATCATCGTGATTTTGATCAGTTTGCTTATCATCTGCCATTTTAGCCACCTCCATTTATATTATGTCCCTTTGCCATTATTCACTTGCATATTAAAATGAATTAAGCTGCTGATTGATACAATTTATCTATTTCAGCAGACATAAAAAAATTATTTAATATCAAATATCAGTCATTCCTAGAGGTTTTTTTGGATTTCTAGTAGAATAAAGATAGGTACATACAGCTTCAGTCGTAATCATATTTTGAACAAGTTTTTTCAAGCATACTTTATGTTTTGACTTAATGAGGTGGTTTTGAAATGCACCCTTGTTTAATTAGCTGTTAAATTCCGAGTTTAAATAATAGGTTGGTGCAATTACACATGTCAAAAAATCAAAAGCCTGTATACGGAGGTCAAGCGGTTGTAGAAGGAGTTATGTTTGGCGGAAAGCATAATTATGTCACTGCGGTTCGTCGTAAGGACGACTCCATAGAATACTTCGAGCTTCCCCGTAAATCGAATGCTTCTTTACAATTAATCAAAAAGATCCCATTTCTTCGAGGGATTGTGGCCATTATTGAGGCTAGCGCAAATGGCTCTAAGCACTTAAATTTTTCTACTGAAAGATATGATTTGGATCCCAGCGATGACGAAAAACTGAAAGAACAAGAAGGCTCTAAATTAACAATGTGGCTTGGTGTTGCTGCGGTTGGCGTTATTTCCTTTCTCTTTGGAAAGTTTATTTTTACTCTCGTTCCTGTTTTCTTAGCTGAGTTGACTAAGCCTGTTTTTCCCGGACATTTTGCACAAATCCTAGTCGAAGGCTTTTTTAAACTGCTGTTATTGCTCGCATATATATACTTTGTTTCATTAACACCTATCATCAAAAGAGTATTTCAGTATCATGGTGCAGAGCATAAAGTAATTAATGCTTTTGAAAACGGAAAAGAACTCACAGTAGAAAATGTTCAAGCCCAATCGAGACTGCATTACCGCTGTGGAAGCAGTTTCATATTATTCACAGTTATTATTGGTGTTTTTGTCTATTTACTCGTACCAACTGAACCATTATATGTACGTGTCCTCAACCGACTTGCTCTTATTCCTGTAGTACTCGGCATTTCATTCGAGGTACTGCAATTGACTAACAAAGTTAGAAATGTCCCTGTATTGAAATATTTAGGAATTCCAGGTCTTTGGCTGCAGCTTCTCACAACAAAGGAGCCAAAAGACGATCAAGTGGAAGTAGCAATTTTATCGTTTGAAAAATTATTAGAAAAAGAAAAAGCTTCTGAAGCGCGTTTAAAAACAGAAGAAATCGTTTAATTTTTAATGTTCGTAAGTTTAAAAGAATGGAAATATGCTCATCATGCTCATAGGGAGGTGGCTTTCTTGAAAAATCGGATTTCACTATTGGTTATCTCTGGTCTTATTCTCCTGGCTGTTTTAGGAGTGTCAACCAGCTTGATTGCAAATCCTGCCGGTTTTTTACGGAGAATAGCTGTCATTTTATTAGTTGGTGCTATCGTGTTTTACATCTTTCAACGTTTTTATAGAGCTAGCCCTAAAAAACAAGAGCAGCGAGCATTTATTCGTGCAGCAAAAAAGTCAAAGAGACGATTTCATCAGCCAGATGCTGGAAAAGGCAACAGTCGCAAGGCAAGCTCCGGTTCTTTAACTTCCATTAAAAGGACTAGAAAAAAATCTTCAACACATTTAACAGTAATTGAAGGAAAAAAGGGCAAAAAGAAAGATCGAGCTTCTCTTTAACTAGCTCGATCTTTTTATTTTATTAATAGCACCATTGTGAGAAGAATTGCTTCGTACATTTTTTACCTAAATCAACAAGTTGTTGCTTTTTCTCTGGGGTCAAATGAAATTCTGTCGTTAAAACTCCCTCTGTTGGGATAAAGATAATATTGCTAGCATGTTTTCTGGAAATATATCTAGAATCATGTGCCTCCTTCATCGTCTCAAATAATGCTTCAAACATTTGAATTGCATTTTTTATTTTATGCTGTGGATGCTCACTAAGGCTATGGCTCAATTGCACGCCTAACACTGGCCTGACTTTCTTGACATTATCTTTATCAAATAACCACATTGGAAAATTACTTAATACACCGCCATCAACGATGATATTTGCGCTGCGTTGTGTAAAGAGCTTTACTGGCTCGAAAAAATATGGAAGGCTGCAGCTCATGCGAATCGCTTTTGCAACCGAAAATGACCCAGGGTCAATTCCATACTTAATTAAGTCATCAGGCAATACGATAAGTTGACCATTCGTTAAATCTGACGCAATGACACGCAACGCTTGTGGAGGGAGATCCGAAAACTTCTTTACTCCCTTTGCCGCAAGCTTTTCAGCTAACCACTTTTCAAGTTCATCCCCTTTATATAAGCCTAGACGCCAAAAAAGAAAAATCCATTTTGTAACGGCAAAAGGAAAATATGTCTTTCGTGGATCAAGAAATTTTTCCAGTTGTAATTCATCAAGCAGTTCGTAAACCTCTTTACTAGAATAATTAGCCGCAATTAAAGACGCAATGATAGATCCGGCACTTGTACCTGCCAGTCTTTTAAAGCGAAAACCCCTTTTTTCGATTTCTTCATAGGCACCGATAAGCGCAAATCCTTTAATGCCTCCACCTGAAAAAACACCATCTATATACATGGCAGCCACCCCTATCGATGTATTAATACATCTTTAATCGATGGCTTTTGAATTTAGTACGGAGGACAATGTTAAAATTTCCAAAAAAAGAAGATGGGGCTTATCCCATCCTCTTTAATCAAATGTAATACTAATTTAACTAATTTTATAAACCGCATTTTAATTGGGCATTACAGTTCGTACAAGTATTACATCCGCCAATTTCTTCTACGTTACCTTTACGGCATACTGGGCAAGTGTTTCCAACCTCTGATCCAATTACGTTTGTTGAACGCAGGTCATTGATTGTATCAACAAGCACGACATGCTGTTTCGTTTTTTCTTTTTTGCCGAAGTTAGTTTCTTCAAAGCTGTTTTCTTCAGCTTTTAACGTTAGAACCTGTGAATCACGAGATCCGTCAACGTATACGGTTCCACCTTTTGCACCACCGCGATACAGGCGCTCATATACCTTTTCAACCTGCTCAACACTATAGCCTTTTGGTGCATTAACTGTTTTACTGATAGAGCTATCAATCCAGCGTTGGATTATACATTGAACATCCGCATGTGCTTCAGGTGCTAAATCCATCGCCGCAATAAACCAATCTGGCAGATTATTTGGATCTGCATCCGGATTCTTATCTAAGTACTCTTGAACAATATCAGCCTTCACTTCAATGAATTTACCAAGACGGCCACTTCTGAAGTAAGAGAAAGAGAAGTAAGGCTCAAGTCCTGTTGAAACACCAACCATTGTCCCTGTGGATCCAGTGGGAGCAACGGTTAGCAAATGCGAATTACGAATACCATTTTCAAGGATAGCTTCTCGGATATCCTCAGGCATTTTCTGCATGAATCCTGTCTCAGTAAAGGCTTTTCGCAATCTATTTGTTTCTTCTTCTGTTTCAGCAGTTAAGAATGGGAAGCTTCCCTTTTCTTTTGCGAGTTCTACTGAAGCACGGTAAGCTGTCGTTGCAATTGTTTCGAATACTTTATCTACTAGTTCATTGCCTTTTTCAGATCCGTATTCAGTCTCACAATAAATTAATAAGTCATGAAGACCCATTACACCAAGACCAACACGGCGCTCGCCAAGGGCTTGCTTTTTATTGTCTTCAAGGAAGTACGGAGTTGCATTAATGACATTATCCTGCATTCTGACTCCTACTTCGACTGTTCTCTTTAATTTTTCAAAGTTAACCGTTTTATTCTCTTTATCTGCCATCTCAGCTAAATTGACAGCAGCTAAATTACAAACACTATATGGTGCGAGAGGCTGCTCTCCGCATGGGTTTGTCGCTACTACCTTCTGTCCATACGCTTTAGCATTCGTCATTTCGTTAGCATTGTCGATGAAGAAAATGCCTGGCTCTGCTGAGTAAGTAGCGCAAATATTAATTAAGTTCCAAAGCTCTTTCGCCTTGATTTTACGATAAACTCGTACTTTATGACCGAGCTTTTCCCATTCGCGAACATCTCCAACCTTATGCCACTCTTCATTATAGATGCGCATTTCCTCTTTATCATAGCTTTCCACGTCAGGGAAGCGCAGCTCATATTCTGCATCATTTTCTACTGCATGCATAAATTCCTTTGTTAAGCATACTGAAATGTTGGCGCCTGTTAGGAATTCTGAATTGTGTACAGAATAAGAACCTCCAGTTTCAAGCTTATCCTCTGCATCATGAATAATCTTTTCACTAAATCCGCCATAGCCTGGAATGTTTTTATAATTAATTATTCCTTGGTACATAGCAATCTCTTGCTCAGTGAAAGGATTAAATTTCAATTTTTCTTTCGCATATTTCTTAATCATTTCATCATTTGTTGTTTCAAGAAGGAAACGTAAAATTCTTGGGTTTTGCATCTTTGAAATGATAAATTCAATGATGTCAGGGTGCCAGTCAGCCAGCATAATCATTTGCGCGCCGCGTCTTGACCCACCTTGCTCAACAAGATGTGTTAGCTTAGCAATATCATCCAGCCAAGAAACAGATCCAGATGATTTACCATTCACACCTTTAGCCAGTGTATTGCGCGGTCTTAAGGTTGAGCCGTTCGTTCCAACTCCACCGCCTCGGCTCATGATTTCCATTACTTGCTTGCGGTGTTCGGAAATACCTTCACGCGAGTCAGCGACAAATGGCATAACGTAACAATTAAAGTAAGTTACGTCTGTATCTGCACCTGCTCCATAAAGAACACGTCCAGCTGGGATAAAGTTTAGGCTCGCAAGCTCTTGATAGAACTTTTCAAACCACTCCTGTCTTTTTTCTTCTGTTTCTTCAACAGAAGCGAGGCCAGTTGCATTACGTTTCGCAATTTGCTCATAAAAAAGCTCTAGCGGTTTTTCAATCACATCTAGAGATCTCTTGATGATTCCTGTTTTTGCTTCTTCCGGGCCATCAAGCACTCCACGATAATCTTCTTCCACTAGAACTGATGCTGCTTTGTTTTCCCAATCAATATCTAAAATGTAACCAAGCCCTCTGGCAGGGAATTTTGGATCTTCTTTAATGGTGAGTACGACAAAGTCCCCATTAGTTAACGTGATTTTCTCCGTATCCTTAAATGTGTACCTATCAAGCATAACTAAACGGGAGACCCCTTTGTGGGTCATTTTCATATCTGAGGTGATAGGATGAACCTGAGGAAATAATCGGATGTCCTGGTTTAAACGATCAATATTTAAACTCATTTTTTGTCCTAATGCTACAGACATTTTTACAACTCCTTCAAAAGAAAATATTCAATTTTAATATTAAACTAGGATTTGGTAGATTCTAGTTGTTTTTATTAATACAATAAAGGTATCATATCAAATATGTAAAATCAATAAAAAAAATCTATATATAGTAGTGAAAATATTTCTCGCACTACTACATATTGTGTTTGAATCATGTTTATTTTTTTTTGTCAAAATCAAAAAAAACTAGAATCAGGAGAAAATAAAAGATAATATGAGTTTATAGACAGATTTAGACAAAATTTAATATATTTCGCGACTTGCATTTATTCTGCACAAAAAAGGATGACTCAAATTAAAAGAGTCATCCTCTATAAAATCCATTTATTTCTCTTCATCTTTAGGAATAAAGTCAAAAATCTTCCCTGAATCAAAACTGTCAACTAATCGATTTAGCCATTCATAATAGCGAAGTGCATCCTTCATTTTCTCAATATCAATACTGGCAGCGCGACGAATTTCCTCATCTGTTGCTTCAGAGTTAACTAATGTCTCAAGCTCTTTTAATGATTTTTTCATGGCTGATACATTCATTGATATTCCCGCCCTCCATTTTATCGAAAAAAAGTCGATGAAGGTTTGATACCAATCTTCCTCTGCTTGATACAGATCCTTTCTAATTCCCTTTTTCCAAATCTTTTCTACCATCTTAAGTTCAAGCAACGTTCGGACAGAAGTACTCATACTTGTTTTGCTCATACCGAGCTCTTCTTTCATTTCATCAAGCGTCAATGGCTGATCGTGAAAGTACAACATCCCATACAATCGACCAACCGAATCAGTAACACCATATAAGTTCATATTCATGGCAATCGTTTCAATGACACGCTCACGCGCATGCTCAAGCTGTTCTTTTCCATTCATGTAAACATTCACATCCATAAATGTAAATTTGTTATAAAAAACCTTACCTTTGAAAAATGGCGATCATTTTATCGCAGAAAAACGGGCTGTAAGACCCTCACTGATTGAAGTTTCACTTTATAGACTATCATGTTTTTTTTGAAAGTAAAGCAGCTCCCTATTAAGGAAACGGCAGTAAATGAAAGGAATTGTAAGGAAACAGTAAGTACAGTACGTTCAGTTTTTCCTGTACAAACTTTATGGATATATATGGGGGAATATCAGCTTTGCCCTTTATCTTCTAATACTTATACAATTAAAAGGTCTTAATGAACGGCGTGAATATATGAGCGAGGTGATTGTTTTGAGTGATGAAAACGCAAAATTAAGCGTAAAAAATGTAACAAAAATATTTGGAAGGAATGGAAAAAAAGCATTACAGCTTCTTAATGAAGGAAACAGCAAAAGTGAAATTCTAAAAAAAACCGGAGCAACTGTTGGGGTTAATCAGGCAAGTTTTCATGTGTATGCTGGAGAAATCTTTGTCATTATGGGACTTTCAGGAAGCGGTAAATCCACATTAGTTCGTATGCTTAACCGACTTATTGACCCAACTGTTGGCGAAGTTTTAATAGATGGTAAGGATATTACGAAAATGAAGAAAGATGAGCTAAGAGAAGTTCGCAGAAAAAAAATCAGTATGGTTTTTCAAAAATTTGCGCTTCTTCCACATCGGACTGTGCTCGAAAATACAGAGTACGGTTTAGAAATTCAAGGGGTAAATAAGGAAGAAAGAAAACAAAAAGCAATTAATGCCCTAAAACTTGTAAATCTTGAAGGATATGAAAACCAATTCCCTGATCAGTTGAGCGGAGGAATGCAGCAGCGAGTCGGGTTGGCCAGAGCGCTCGCAAACGACCCGGATATTTTATTAATGGATGAGGCCTTTAGCGCATTGGATCCATTAATTCGGAAGGATATGCAAGACGAATTAACAGAGCTTCAATCAAAAATGGAAAAAACAATTGTATTTATCACCCATGATTTAGATGAGGCTCTTAGAATCGGTGATCGTATTGCATTAATGAAAGATGGAGAGATCGTACAAATTGGCACCCCTGAAGAAATATTAATGAAACCTTCGAACAAGTATGTTGAACGATTTGTCGAAGATGTTGATTTATCGAAAGTCTTGACGGCAAACCATGTTATGAAGAGAGCCGAAACCGTACAAATCGATAAAGGCCCTCGAGTTGCGCTGCAAATGATGAGAGAGCTTGGAATTTCTAGTATTTATGCAGTAGATAGGAAAAAATCTCTCCTTGGTGCTATTCATGCAGCAGATGCAAAGTCTGCTGCCGATAAAGGCCAATCTCTGCTTAACATTCTCGATATTAATGTAAAAAAGGTTCCAGGAGATACTTTGTTAGCAAACCTGTTCGATAAAGTATCGACCGCCACGATTCCAGTTGCCGTTGTGGACGAAAATGATCGCCTCCTAGGCATACTTGTCCGAGGTGCTGTAATAGGGGCATTAGCAGGCAATAATGACGTAATTAATGATTTTGAACAGGCAAGAGAGGAAGCGGCTGTAAGTCAAACTGATAAAGGGGTGGTGATCAAATGGAAAGCATAATGCCAAAACTGCCGATTGCGAAATGGATGGATCACTTTGTTGATTGGCTGACAATCACCTTTGAAGCTGCTTTTGATGGGATTACTAAAGTACTTGAAAGTGTTGTTAATGGCTTAGTTGCAGGTCTAAGTTTTATTCCCTTCTATATATTTATTATTCTACTAACAATACTTGCTTGGAAGCTATCATCAAAAGGAATGGCACTGTTTACTTTTATTGGCTTGTTCCTAATCTATAACTTAGGCTATTGGGAGCCGATGCTTGAAACACTTGCGCTAGTATTGGCAGCCGTATTCCTGTCTGTACTCATCGGGGTTCCTGCAGGAATTTGGGCTTCACAGAGTAAAAGGGTAAAGCAGATTGTAACGCCAATTTTAGACTTTATGCAAACGATGCCTGCCTTCGTCTATTTAATTCCTGCTATCTTCTTCTTTAATATTGGTGTCGTTCCTGGAGTTGTAGCATCCGTTATTTTTGCTATGCCGCCAACGATAAGATTAACGATACTCGGCATTCAACAAGTCCCTGCAGATATTATCGAAGCGACTGAAAGCTTTGGTTCTACAACAAGCCAACGTCTCATGAAAGTTCAGCTGCCTCTAGCCATGCCTACGATCATGGCAGGGATTAACCAAAGCATCATGCTTGCGCTTTCAATGGTCGTAATCGCATCAATGGTAGGTGCACCAGGATTAGGTGCTGATGTTTATCGTGCAGTTACACAGATTCAAATCGGCAAAGGTTTTGAGGCTGGTCTTGCGATCGTGGTTATCGCCATTATCCTTGACCGGATGACCCAAAATATAGGAATAAAAAAACAAGGGGGAAATATGTAATGAATAAAAAATGGATGTCTGCATTAATGATTCCTGTCCTCGCATTAGGACTAGCTGCTTGCGGCACAGACAAGGCTGACAGTAACGAGAATGAGACAGAAAAAGGAGCTTCAAATCAATCTGTAGGTGAAAGTGTTGATTACAAAATCATCGGGATTGATCCAGGCGCAGGAATAATGAAAGCATCAGAAGCTGCTGTTAAGGAATATGAGCTAAATGACTGGGATGTCGTTGAAGGTTCAGGTGCTGCAATGACTGCAGCATTAAAAAAGGCCTATGCCAAGGAAGAACCAATCATAATTACTGGCTGGACGCCACATTGGAAATTCTCTAAATTTGATTTGAAATATTTAGAAGATCCTAAAGGTGTTTACGGCGGGGAAGAGAATATTCATACCATTGCGCGTTTAGGGCTTGCTGATGATCACCCATCAGCCTACAAGTTTCTTGATCAGTTCAATTGGACTTCAGAAGAAATGGGAGATGTCATGGTTAAAGTGACAGATGGCGAAGATCCCGAAAAAGCTGCCAAAGCTTGGGTTGAGGCAAATGCTGACAAAGTAGCCGATTGGACTGAAGGTGTAGAAAAAGTAGATGGTGATAAAATTACCCTTGGCTATGTTGCATGGGACAGTGAAATCGCTAGTACTAACGTAATTGCAACTGTGTTAACAGACCTTGGTTATGATGTTACACTTCGCCAGATTGAAGCTGGACCTCTATGGGCCGGTGTTGCTGACGGAAGCTTAGACGCAAGTGTTGCTGCTTGGCTGCCTGTCACACATGCTGATTACAATGAAAAATTTGATGGCAAATTCGAAGACTTAGGTTCGAATATGGAAGGGACAAAAATTGGGTTAGTCGTTCCCACCTATATGGAAATCGATTCTATTGAAGATTTGAAAAAATAACCATATTAAAAGACAATGCCAACACGGCATTGTCTTTTTTTTCCATTATTAACACATCACGTTTCCGCTCTGTAGGCGGTTTTTCTATAGATGGGTCGTAAAACATTTATCCTACTTGCACTTCTTTTTGCATCTGACTCTCTACCATTTTAACGAATAGTTGAAGAAAACGAGTATCAGAAGTTAACTCTGGATGGAAAGCACAAGCAAGAACATTCCCTTCTCTTGCCGCAACAATTTTCTCATCATGTTTTGCTAAAACCTCTACATTTTCGCCCGCAATTTCAATATAAGGTGCACGAATAAAAACAGCCTTATAAGGATCGTCAATACCAGCTATATTAAGATCTGCTTCAAAGCTGGCAATTTGTCGGCCAAACGCATTTCTCTTTACAGTAATATCCATAATCTTCAGGTGGGATTTTTCTGAATCAACAAGTTCCTTAGCAACTAATACCATACCAGCGCAAGTTCCAAAAATGGGTTTTCCAGCCGTGTAGAATTCTATTAATGGATCGAAAAAATTGTAGCGGTCGATAAGATTTCGCATCGCTGTACTCTCACCGCCAGGGAGAATTAGTCCATTAATTTGTTCAAGCTGCTCTGGTTTCTTTACAACAACAGCCTTTAATCCCAAGGTTTCAATTTGTTTTACATGCTCGGCAACGGCACCCTGCAGCCCTAAAACCCCGATTGTTGTCATATTACCATCCACGCTCCTGCATTCTGTCTTCAAGAGACAGCTTGGAAATATCAATTCCTTTCATTGCAGCTCCTAGCTCTTTTGAAAGCTTCCCAATTA from Bacillus sp. DTU_2020_1000418_1_SI_GHA_SEK_038 includes these protein-coding regions:
- the efp gene encoding elongation factor P; this translates as MISVNDFRTGLTIEVDNGIWRVMDFQHVKPGKGAAFVRSKLRNLRNGNVQEKTFRAGEKVAKAQIDNRKMQYLYANGDQHVFMDNESYDQIELPASAIEYELKFLKENMEVHILMYNTETLGVELPNTVELEVIETEPGIKGDTASGGSKPAKLETGLIVQVPFFINQGDKLIINTEEGTYVSRA
- a CDS encoding Xaa-Pro peptidase family protein, which produces MEKLQKLQSVFERLGIDGMLITSEYNRRYMTNFTGSAGVVLISGEDAQFITDFRYIEQANAECEGYKIVKHTGSIPVEVAQQAKKLGIKKLGFEQDHLTFSAYKAYEQAVDGELVPVSGEIEKLRLIKSEAEIKILKAAADIADAAYKHILEFIRPGITELDVSNELEFFMRKAGAASSSFDIIVASGYRSALPHGRASDKVIEKGDFVTLDFGAYYNGYISDITRTLAVGEPDAKLKEIYDIVLQAQLRGMNGIKPGMSGKEADALTRDYITEKGYGENFGHSTGHGIGLEVHEGPTLSFKSDIILEPGMVVTVEPGIYIPGLGGVRIEDDTVITKDHNESLTHSTKELIIL
- a CDS encoding YqhR family membrane protein, encoding MADDKQTDQNHDDKPMSFLTLVILTGLIGGILWSGIGYFTHFINLTEIHPKVILDPWTIGDWKDSWLGTVISLLIIGAISIVAALIYYALLRKFLNIWVGIFYGIFLFLLVFFVLNPIFPGINPYNELERNTIITSICLYVLYGVFVGYTISYEEGEVKYKEKREKEAKS
- a CDS encoding DUF1385 domain-containing protein, which produces MSKNQKPVYGGQAVVEGVMFGGKHNYVTAVRRKDDSIEYFELPRKSNASLQLIKKIPFLRGIVAIIEASANGSKHLNFSTERYDLDPSDDEKLKEQEGSKLTMWLGVAAVGVISFLFGKFIFTLVPVFLAELTKPVFPGHFAQILVEGFFKLLLLLAYIYFVSLTPIIKRVFQYHGAEHKVINAFENGKELTVENVQAQSRLHYRCGSSFILFTVIIGVFVYLLVPTEPLYVRVLNRLALIPVVLGISFEVLQLTNKVRNVPVLKYLGIPGLWLQLLTTKEPKDDQVEVAILSFEKLLEKEKASEARLKTEEIV
- a CDS encoding SA1362 family protein translates to MKNRISLLVISGLILLAVLGVSTSLIANPAGFLRRIAVILLVGAIVFYIFQRFYRASPKKQEQRAFIRAAKKSKRRFHQPDAGKGNSRKASSGSLTSIKRTRKKSSTHLTVIEGKKGKKKDRASL
- a CDS encoding patatin-like phospholipase family protein yields the protein MYIDGVFSGGGIKGFALIGAYEEIEKRGFRFKRLAGTSAGSIIASLIAANYSSKEVYELLDELQLEKFLDPRKTYFPFAVTKWIFLFWRLGLYKGDELEKWLAEKLAAKGVKKFSDLPPQALRVIASDLTNGQLIVLPDDLIKYGIDPGSFSVAKAIRMSCSLPYFFEPVKLFTQRSANIIVDGGVLSNFPMWLFDKDNVKKVRPVLGVQLSHSLSEHPQHKIKNAIQMFEALFETMKEAHDSRYISRKHASNIIFIPTEGVLTTEFHLTPEKKQQLVDLGKKCTKQFFSQWCY
- a CDS encoding vitamin B12-dependent ribonucleotide reductase; this translates as MSVALGQKMSLNIDRLNQDIRLFPQVHPITSDMKMTHKGVSRLVMLDRYTFKDTEKITLTNGDFVVLTIKEDPKFPARGLGYILDIDWENKAASVLVEEDYRGVLDGPEEAKTGIIKRSLDVIEKPLELFYEQIAKRNATGLASVEETEEKRQEWFEKFYQELASLNFIPAGRVLYGAGADTDVTYFNCYVMPFVADSREGISEHRKQVMEIMSRGGGVGTNGSTLRPRNTLAKGVNGKSSGSVSWLDDIAKLTHLVEQGGSRRGAQMIMLADWHPDIIEFIISKMQNPRILRFLLETTNDEMIKKYAKEKLKFNPFTEQEIAMYQGIINYKNIPGYGGFSEKIIHDAEDKLETGGSYSVHNSEFLTGANISVCLTKEFMHAVENDAEYELRFPDVESYDKEEMRIYNEEWHKVGDVREWEKLGHKVRVYRKIKAKELWNLINICATYSAEPGIFFIDNANEMTNAKAYGQKVVATNPCGEQPLAPYSVCNLAAVNLAEMADKENKTVNFEKLKRTVEVGVRMQDNVINATPYFLEDNKKQALGERRVGLGVMGLHDLLIYCETEYGSEKGNELVDKVFETIATTAYRASVELAKEKGSFPFLTAETEEETNRLRKAFTETGFMQKMPEDIREAILENGIRNSHLLTVAPTGSTGTMVGVSTGLEPYFSFSYFRSGRLGKFIEVKADIVQEYLDKNPDADPNNLPDWFIAAMDLAPEAHADVQCIIQRWIDSSISKTVNAPKGYSVEQVEKVYERLYRGGAKGGTVYVDGSRDSQVLTLKAEENSFEETNFGKKEKTKQHVVLVDTINDLRSTNVIGSEVGNTCPVCRKGNVEEIGGCNTCTNCNAQLKCGL